Proteins encoded in a region of the Acidobacteriota bacterium genome:
- a CDS encoding flavodoxin family protein, producing the protein MAKQGRLNVLAVLVLAFAGVQLAAAQNPQPAEKIKILIVYHSRGGHTEAMANAVAEGAKKIPQAEITLKKVGDVKCTELLATDALVVGSPVYWSNMAGEVKSFFDRFSTDCGVLPPTFQMRDKIGGAFVTGGETSSGKEIALMTIVAAMLGNRMIVVSEGQALGAAATTGDGKSPVTEKELEEARRLGERVAQVTTFLKCGRAK; encoded by the coding sequence ATGGCAAAACAAGGAAGATTGAATGTATTGGCGGTTTTGGTGCTGGCGTTCGCCGGAGTACAGCTTGCGGCAGCGCAGAATCCGCAACCGGCAGAGAAAATCAAAATCCTGATTGTATATCACTCTCGCGGAGGTCACACCGAAGCGATGGCCAACGCCGTTGCCGAAGGGGCGAAGAAAATCCCGCAGGCTGAAATTACCCTCAAAAAAGTCGGCGATGTCAAATGTACAGAACTGCTGGCAACGGATGCGCTGGTCGTCGGTTCGCCTGTGTATTGGTCGAACATGGCTGGCGAGGTGAAAAGCTTCTTTGATCGGTTTTCGACCGATTGCGGTGTGCTGCCGCCGACTTTTCAGATGCGCGACAAAATCGGCGGAGCTTTTGTCACGGGCGGCGAAACATCCAGCGGCAAGGAAATCGCGTTGATGACCATTGTCGCGGCAATGTTGGGCAATCGAATGATCGTCGTCAGCGAAGGGCAAGCGCTGGGCGCGGCGGCAACGACCGGCGATGGCAAATCGCCCGTGACGGAAAAAGAATTGGAGGAGGCGCGGCGATTGGGCGAGCGCGTGGCACAAGTCACAACTTTTCTAAAATGTGGCAGAGCGAAATGA
- a CDS encoding serine/threonine protein kinase, which yields MEAGNSVRDYVFESKIGQGGMGEVWSARHELLDRRVAIKVMAPHLMADPEFEARFIKEAQAQARLQHPSIIGATDFFREQGRYYLVMPLIEGRSLEEKLAASPGPLPVEDALRISADVLSALDYAHQRAVIHRDVKPSNILLDNEGHAYLTDFGIALMMGADRRTRAGVAVGTVHYMSPEQIRRPKSIDHRTDVYSFGCVLYEMLTGHPPFEAEDNEEDTDYVIKEMHVHQLPKSPQEWNQFLPGVIGQVVLRALAKSPDERFVSCGEFLRAIGNYLRNRSGESKNEFFPKEGNAQIAHKQRDTGPGSFIVKNAELSSAQLSPKGTEQTAPLQEVIPPTVEAGQTLTTTYKKKFWLSYAGMTTVAGVILFWVFRQITEWVYIQNGYLHDSSKAFRFLVPIVIGLIFGASQWLILRRYIERIGWWVRVRVMEFLFVDLLCLFFLDVVSSSFFLLLLNIAGGAVIWLFWRKKVGAGKQAVLAGPVASLMLGGLYTLPYIRYYYLMLIGTFDPSLLTAHFLFESLAIAGSGLLQAFCFTQSKIITFKNIETAKSGN from the coding sequence ATGGAAGCTGGAAATAGTGTTCGAGATTACGTTTTTGAATCCAAAATCGGCCAGGGTGGCATGGGCGAAGTCTGGAGCGCACGCCATGAACTGTTGGATAGAAGAGTCGCCATCAAAGTCATGGCTCCGCATCTGATGGCCGACCCCGAATTTGAAGCTCGTTTTATCAAGGAAGCGCAGGCGCAGGCACGGTTGCAGCATCCCAGCATCATCGGCGCGACAGACTTTTTTCGTGAACAAGGACGCTATTACCTGGTCATGCCGTTGATCGAAGGGCGGTCGCTCGAAGAAAAACTAGCGGCCAGCCCCGGGCCGCTGCCGGTTGAAGACGCGCTGCGCATTTCCGCCGATGTTCTCTCGGCGCTCGATTACGCCCACCAACGCGCGGTTATTCACCGCGACGTCAAACCCTCGAACATTCTGCTCGACAACGAAGGACACGCTTATCTGACCGATTTCGGCATCGCCTTAATGATGGGCGCCGACCGCCGTACGCGCGCGGGCGTCGCTGTCGGCACCGTGCATTACATGAGTCCCGAACAGATTCGCCGCCCGAAAAGCATTGATCATCGAACGGATGTTTATAGCTTTGGTTGTGTTTTGTATGAAATGTTGACCGGGCATCCGCCTTTTGAGGCAGAAGACAACGAGGAAGACACCGATTACGTGATCAAGGAAATGCACGTTCACCAATTGCCCAAATCTCCACAGGAATGGAATCAATTTTTGCCCGGCGTGATCGGCCAAGTCGTGCTCCGCGCCCTGGCGAAAAGCCCCGACGAACGATTTGTCAGTTGCGGAGAGTTTTTGAGGGCGATAGGGAACTATTTGCGCAACAGAAGCGGCGAATCGAAGAACGAATTCTTTCCTAAAGAAGGGAATGCTCAGATTGCGCATAAGCAGAGAGATACGGGCCCAGGAAGTTTTATTGTCAAAAACGCCGAACTATCATCCGCTCAATTGTCCCCAAAAGGAACAGAACAAACTGCACCTTTACAAGAGGTAATCCCACCCACTGTCGAAGCTGGGCAAACCTTAACCACAACGTATAAAAAGAAATTTTGGTTAAGTTATGCGGGAATGACGACCGTCGCGGGTGTAATTCTTTTCTGGGTTTTTAGACAGATAACCGAGTGGGTTTATATCCAAAACGGTTATCTTCATGACTCCAGCAAAGCTTTTCGGTTTCTTGTGCCAATTGTAATCGGACTCATCTTTGGAGCTTCTCAGTGGCTGATTTTGCGTCGCTACATTGAACGAATAGGCTGGTGGGTAAGAGTAAGAGTTATGGAATTTTTGTTCGTTGATCTGCTGTGTCTGTTTTTTCTGGATGTAGTGAGTTCGAGCTTTTTCCTTCTTCTTCTGAACATCGCCGGGGGAGCTGTCATCTGGTTATTTTGGCGCAAAAAAGTCGGAGCGGGGAAACAGGCTGTTCTTGCCGGGCCAGTCGCTAGCCTGATGCTCGGCGGACTCTATACCCTGCCTTATATTCGTTACTACTATTTGATGCTGATAGGGACTTTTGATCCTTCCTTACTGACGGCGCATTTCCTGTTTGAGAGTTTGGCCATTGCAGGAAGTGGTTTATTACAGGCGTTCTGTTTCACGCAGTCGAAAATCATAACGTTCAAAAACATTGAAACTGCGAAATCGGGAAATTGA
- the rsmI gene encoding 16S rRNA (cytidine(1402)-2'-O)-methyltransferase, which translates to MALYLVSTPIGNLEDITLRALGVLKSVALIACEDTRHTRRLLDHFGINKPTVSYHEHNEQARADELVQRLAAGESIAIVSDAGTPGISDPAYRIVLAAIERGIAVVPIPGAVALIAGLVASGLPTDSFLFAGFLPAKKMARRSKLEELKAERATLVVYETPHRIREALADALEMLGDRQASLARELTKLHEQFLRGKLSELIAYFDEHQPRGEMTLVIAGNADDNLPLIESGSISEQIEQLMLDGLSRSDAIKQAAKSRGLTKREAYQTMLEEKENDDES; encoded by the coding sequence ATGGCTCTCTATCTGGTATCAACGCCAATTGGCAATCTGGAAGACATCACGTTGCGCGCGCTCGGCGTGCTGAAATCTGTTGCCCTGATTGCCTGTGAAGACACGCGGCACACGCGGCGCTTGCTGGATCATTTCGGAATCAACAAACCGACCGTCAGTTATCACGAACACAACGAGCAAGCGCGAGCCGATGAACTCGTTCAACGTCTGGCTGCCGGAGAATCCATCGCCATTGTCAGCGACGCGGGCACACCCGGAATTTCCGATCCAGCCTATCGAATTGTGTTGGCCGCAATTGAACGCGGCATTGCCGTTGTGCCGATTCCCGGAGCTGTCGCTTTGATCGCTGGACTGGTGGCGTCTGGATTGCCGACGGATTCATTTTTGTTCGCGGGATTTCTGCCGGCGAAGAAAATGGCGCGACGCAGCAAGTTGGAAGAATTGAAGGCCGAGCGGGCGACGCTGGTCGTTTATGAAACTCCCCATCGAATCCGAGAAGCCTTGGCAGATGCCCTGGAAATGCTCGGCGACCGCCAGGCATCGCTAGCGCGTGAGTTGACCAAGCTACACGAACAATTCCTTCGCGGAAAGTTGTCGGAACTCATTGCGTACTTTGACGAGCATCAACCGCGCGGAGAAATGACGCTTGTCATCGCCGGAAACGCTGATGATAATTTGCCTTTGATTGAATCAGGTTCCATCAGCGAACAAATTGAACAGTTGATGCTCGACGGATTGAGCCGCAGCGATGCCATCAAGCAAGCTGCCAAATCGCGCGGTCTGACAAAACGCGAAGCCTATCAAACGATGCTGGAAGAGAAGGAAAACGATGATGAAAGCTAG
- a CDS encoding BON domain-containing protein yields the protein MVAVMPVAAKTADEANQYDKTIKKIRKELVTLPYYSVFDNLNFKLEDGTVTLYGQVSRPTLKSDAKRVVAKVSGVEQVVNKIEVLPLSNFDDRIRLATFRAIYRQPGLDRLGMQAVPPIHIIVKNGNVTLEGIVPTKSDSDRANIAANGVSGVFSVTNNLRVEKMK from the coding sequence ATGGTTGCGGTGATGCCGGTTGCGGCTAAAACCGCAGACGAAGCAAACCAGTATGACAAGACGATCAAAAAGATTCGCAAAGAACTGGTCACGCTTCCGTATTACAGCGTTTTTGACAATCTGAATTTCAAGCTCGAAGACGGCACGGTCACACTTTATGGTCAAGTCTCGCGACCGACGCTGAAAAGCGACGCGAAACGAGTGGTGGCGAAAGTATCGGGGGTTGAACAGGTGGTAAACAAGATCGAAGTGTTGCCGTTGTCGAACTTCGACGATCGGATTCGGCTGGCGACTTTCCGGGCAATTTATCGCCAGCCGGGTCTGGATCGGTTGGGAATGCAAGCTGTTCCGCCGATTCACATCATTGTCAAAAACGGCAACGTTACGCTCGAAGGAATTGTGCCGACAAAAAGCGATTCGGATCGCGCAAACATCGCGGCCAACGGGGTTTCGGGAGTTTTTTCCGTGACCAATAACCTTCGAGTTGAAAAAATGAAGTGA
- the ychF gene encoding redox-regulated ATPase YchF — MLRAGIVGLPNVGKSTLFNALTSAKAEAANFPFCTIDPNVGIVEVPDPRLDKLTELVKPQKTIPAAVEFVDIAGLVKGASQGEGLGNKFLANIRETDAIVHVIRCFEDEDVIHVAGKVDPVSDRETINLELALADLATVEKSLDRARKAAKSGGAEAKAEVATLEQVLEILSAGKTINSAKLDKDQLASLKSYSLLTAKPVLYAANVVDAELSGGAGAEGRHVKALREIIEKEGEPAEVVTFSAKIEAELAELSKEERTEFLASLGIESAGLDRLIRAAYHLLGLQTYFTAGEKEVRAWTIHQGDTAPKAAGVIHTDFERGFIRAETISYDDYIACGGEKVAREKGLLRSEGKEYVVKDGDVMHFRFNV, encoded by the coding sequence ATGTTACGCGCTGGTATCGTCGGATTACCCAACGTAGGCAAATCAACTCTGTTCAATGCTCTGACTTCGGCCAAGGCTGAAGCCGCCAATTTCCCCTTCTGCACAATTGATCCAAACGTTGGCATCGTCGAAGTTCCAGACCCGCGACTCGACAAGCTGACGGAACTGGTCAAGCCACAAAAAACTATTCCCGCCGCCGTTGAATTTGTGGACATTGCCGGCCTGGTCAAAGGCGCTTCGCAAGGCGAAGGCTTGGGCAACAAGTTTCTGGCCAACATTCGCGAAACCGATGCCATCGTTCACGTCATTCGCTGTTTTGAAGACGAAGACGTGATTCACGTCGCAGGCAAAGTGGACCCGGTCAGTGATCGCGAAACCATCAATCTGGAACTGGCGCTGGCCGATCTGGCGACGGTGGAAAAGAGTCTGGATCGCGCGCGCAAAGCCGCCAAAAGCGGTGGCGCGGAAGCCAAAGCCGAAGTCGCTACGCTTGAACAGGTGCTGGAAATTTTGAGCGCAGGCAAAACGATCAACTCCGCGAAATTGGACAAAGACCAGTTGGCATCGCTGAAATCGTACAGTTTGCTGACCGCCAAGCCTGTGTTGTATGCCGCCAACGTGGTGGATGCCGAGCTTTCAGGTGGGGCCGGCGCAGAAGGCAGGCACGTCAAAGCCTTGCGCGAAATCATCGAAAAGGAAGGCGAACCCGCCGAAGTCGTCACCTTTTCCGCCAAGATCGAAGCCGAGCTTGCCGAATTATCGAAGGAAGAACGCACGGAGTTTCTGGCTTCGCTGGGCATTGAATCTGCGGGGCTGGATCGGTTGATTCGTGCGGCGTATCACCTGTTGGGATTGCAAACCTACTTCACCGCCGGAGAAAAAGAAGTTCGCGCCTGGACGATTCATCAAGGGGACACGGCTCCGAAAGCCGCTGGCGTGATTCATACGGATTTCGAGCGCGGCTTTATTCGCGCGGAAACGATTTCCTACGACGATTACATCGCCTGCGGCGGTGAAAAAGTGGCGCGGGAAAAAGGCCTGCTGCGGTCGGAAGGCAAAGAATACGTCGTCAAAGACGGCGACGTGATGCACTTCAGGTTTAACGTTTGA
- a CDS encoding TonB family protein, whose protein sequence is MKARRLLLTLFLLPIACCLLSIAANAQLLKQNDYGVGVTVAIYQFDEARSKQFSQVNTLKVTANSPEEEIEYIQRNFGAEDLKVRHVRTLGLREGEAFTDSQPMNENQFVYVITPRIISKNEVTFDFSAKYGEQTLLDVKSVTAGSYETVMLRGGKGGFAVKEFKGPNGVETVPETRALLVTITPTVQTARSLQNKPSDISRPTDQFGSKVELNESDTFIIPTVINRAPLKFPASAKLTGSITLQCIVTPDGTVTNVRVLDSPDSALNPKAIEAFRQYRFNPATLNGKPTYATFRETIILSKPDVP, encoded by the coding sequence ATGAAAGCTAGAAGATTGCTGTTGACCTTGTTTCTACTCCCTATTGCCTGTTGCCTGCTGTCCATTGCAGCAAATGCTCAACTGCTCAAACAAAACGATTATGGTGTAGGCGTGACCGTTGCGATTTACCAATTCGACGAGGCGCGCTCAAAACAGTTTTCCCAGGTCAATACGCTGAAGGTCACTGCCAATTCGCCTGAAGAAGAAATCGAATACATCCAGCGGAATTTCGGCGCGGAAGATTTGAAAGTTCGCCACGTTCGTACGCTGGGTTTGCGCGAAGGCGAAGCGTTCACTGATTCGCAACCGATGAACGAAAACCAGTTTGTTTACGTCATCACGCCGCGCATCATTTCCAAAAATGAAGTAACCTTTGACTTTTCCGCCAAGTATGGCGAACAAACCTTACTGGATGTCAAAAGCGTGACCGCCGGAAGTTACGAAACCGTGATGTTGCGCGGCGGAAAAGGCGGGTTTGCCGTCAAAGAGTTCAAAGGGCCGAACGGCGTTGAAACCGTGCCGGAAACGCGTGCGCTGCTGGTAACCATTACTCCAACCGTGCAAACTGCGCGCAGCTTGCAAAACAAACCTTCAGACATTTCACGGCCAACGGATCAGTTCGGTTCCAAGGTCGAACTCAATGAAAGCGATACGTTCATCATCCCGACCGTCATCAACCGAGCGCCATTGAAATTTCCGGCGAGCGCCAAGCTGACGGGCTCGATCACCCTGCAATGTATCGTCACTCCGGATGGCACAGTGACCAATGTCCGCGTGCTGGATTCGCCGGATTCAGCGCTGAACCCAAAAGCCATCGAAGCGTTTCGACAGTATCGCTTCAATCCGGCGACGCTGAACGGCAAACCGACCTACGCCACATTCCGCGAAACCATCATTCTGAGCAAACCCGACGTGCCGTAA
- a CDS encoding isochorismate lyase: MKLPDECESLFDIRAEIDRIDREIIAAFGRRFAYVKAATKFKTSEATVKASNRFAAMLQQRREWAAAEELNPDVIEKLYRDLVTYFIEEEMRKWQNKED; this comes from the coding sequence ATGAAATTGCCAGATGAATGTGAAAGTTTGTTCGACATTCGCGCCGAAATTGATCGCATTGATCGAGAAATCATCGCTGCGTTCGGCCGGCGGTTCGCCTATGTCAAAGCCGCCACCAAATTCAAAACCAGCGAAGCGACGGTCAAAGCTTCCAACCGATTTGCGGCGATGTTGCAGCAGCGGCGCGAATGGGCTGCGGCAGAAGAATTGAATCCCGACGTAATCGAAAAGTTGTATCGCGATTTGGTTACATACTTTATCGAAGAAGAGATGAGGAAATGGCAAAACAAGGAAGATTGA
- a CDS encoding carbohydrate kinase family protein → MNFSFSLPENREFDVVGFGLNAVDHLVTIPRFPSFNTKVRLSDHQQMSGGQVSSAMVGVQRLGLKASYVGKVGYDNEGRMLIESLQKEGVDCTGVKIAVGAKTQGAVIIIEQFSGERTILWYHDDGTRIPPEELKREQITRGRVLHLDGFDTAAAIQAAKWAHEAGMVTTIDLDTAYPGIDELLPLVDCLITSQGLANELAGTMDERAALKTLNQKYGCYLVSMTQGARGALAFVEGEFVASSAFRPPVIKDTTGAGDAFRAGFIYGLCKRLSIEETMRTANAVAALQCREMGARDGLPTEAELQQFLAG, encoded by the coding sequence ATGAACTTTTCATTTTCTCTCCCTGAAAATCGTGAATTCGACGTGGTCGGATTCGGACTGAACGCGGTGGATCATCTGGTGACGATTCCGCGCTTTCCATCATTCAACACCAAAGTTCGCTTGAGCGATCATCAACAAATGTCCGGTGGACAGGTTTCGTCCGCTATGGTTGGCGTGCAGCGATTGGGCTTGAAAGCCAGCTACGTCGGCAAAGTCGGCTATGACAACGAAGGCCGCATGCTGATTGAATCCTTGCAAAAAGAAGGCGTGGATTGCACGGGCGTCAAAATCGCTGTCGGCGCGAAGACGCAAGGCGCTGTCATCATCATCGAACAATTTTCCGGCGAACGAACCATCCTGTGGTACCACGACGACGGCACGCGCATTCCACCTGAAGAATTGAAGCGCGAACAAATCACTCGCGGGCGAGTTCTGCATTTGGATGGGTTTGATACTGCGGCAGCCATTCAAGCCGCCAAATGGGCGCACGAAGCCGGAATGGTGACAACGATTGATTTGGATACGGCCTATCCGGGCATTGATGAATTGCTGCCGCTGGTGGATTGCCTGATCACGTCGCAAGGGCTGGCCAACGAACTCGCCGGAACGATGGATGAACGCGCGGCGCTGAAAACGCTCAATCAAAAGTACGGCTGTTATCTGGTTTCGATGACGCAGGGCGCGCGCGGCGCATTGGCGTTTGTCGAAGGCGAATTTGTCGCTTCGTCGGCGTTTCGTCCGCCTGTTATTAAGGACACCACCGGAGCAGGGGACGCCTTCCGCGCGGGATTCATTTACGGCTTGTGCAAAAGATTGAGCATCGAAGAAACCATGCGAACGGCGAATGCCGTGGCCGCACTGCAATGCCGCGAAATGGGCGCGCGCGATGGGTTGCCGACGGAAGCTGAGTTGCAACAGTTCCTCGCGGGCTGA
- a CDS encoding prolyl oligopeptidase family serine peptidase, with amino-acid sequence MQKRLPALWAAFIGFICLSLFPASAAQQPSGTVRQIPPPGIDVPAADRVELEAGIASLGKEIEELRETLKKKPAILALLPDVQIFHNAARYALQYNEFYKLEEIATAKKFLKQGMERAQALREGKAPWTTQTGLVVRGYVSEIDGSVQPFGLVVPESYQPNSSHQFRLDVWFHGRGENLTELNFIADRQKNAGQFTPPNTFVLHPYGRYCNANKFAGEVDLFEALAAVKKQYPVDETRISVRGFSMGGAATWHIATHHAGLWASAAPGAGFAETPEYVKVNLDEVPWYEQKLWHLYNATDYAANLFNCPTVAYSGEIDKQIQAAQVMARELKTEGIELTHIIGPQTEHKYHPDAIEEISRRIDSIAVAGRNPVPRRVKFTTWTLRYNRMAWITVDALEQHWESARVEAEIRNNAPIQVTTQNVTALTLKMQPGECPLDNSRRPTVVLDKQEVMASPVMSDRSWTAHFGKLDGKWTLVEAPEAGLRKVHGLQGPIDDAFMSSFLFVRPTGKAMNDKVAAWSSAELDHAIKQWRGMFRGEAPVKTDAQLTDADIADCNLILWGDPSSNSLLAKIIDRLPIGWNAQTIKVGDQTFAAANHVPVLIFPNPLNPKRYVVLNSGHTFREAHYLTNAQQTPKLPDWAIVDLSVPPSAYAPGKIATAGFFGERWELKAGNKQ; translated from the coding sequence ATGCAAAAGAGATTGCCCGCTCTTTGGGCTGCATTCATTGGTTTCATCTGCTTGTCACTTTTCCCAGCTAGCGCTGCCCAACAACCATCTGGAACGGTTCGACAGATTCCGCCGCCCGGCATTGACGTTCCTGCCGCCGACCGCGTCGAACTCGAAGCCGGAATTGCCTCGCTCGGCAAGGAAATCGAAGAACTGCGCGAGACCTTGAAGAAGAAACCAGCGATCTTGGCGTTGTTGCCCGATGTCCAAATCTTCCACAACGCTGCGCGGTATGCGCTGCAGTACAACGAATTTTACAAACTTGAAGAAATCGCGACGGCAAAGAAATTCCTGAAACAAGGAATGGAGCGCGCGCAGGCACTACGTGAAGGAAAAGCTCCGTGGACGACACAAACTGGCTTGGTCGTGCGCGGGTACGTTTCGGAAATTGACGGCTCGGTTCAACCCTTTGGGCTGGTCGTGCCGGAAAGTTACCAGCCAAATTCTTCGCATCAATTCCGGCTGGATGTTTGGTTTCACGGACGCGGCGAAAATCTGACGGAACTCAACTTCATCGCCGACCGCCAAAAGAACGCTGGGCAATTTACACCGCCAAACACCTTTGTGTTGCATCCGTATGGTCGCTATTGCAACGCCAACAAATTCGCGGGTGAAGTGGATTTATTTGAAGCCTTGGCCGCCGTCAAAAAACAGTATCCGGTTGATGAAACCCGCATCAGCGTGCGCGGTTTTTCGATGGGCGGAGCCGCCACCTGGCACATCGCCACGCATCACGCGGGATTGTGGGCTTCGGCTGCGCCGGGCGCGGGGTTTGCCGAAACGCCGGAATACGTCAAAGTCAATTTGGACGAAGTGCCGTGGTATGAACAGAAACTCTGGCATTTGTACAACGCGACGGATTACGCGGCGAATTTGTTCAACTGCCCGACCGTCGCTTACAGCGGGGAAATTGACAAACAGATTCAGGCCGCCCAGGTGATGGCGCGCGAACTGAAAACCGAAGGAATCGAACTCACGCACATCATTGGCCCGCAAACCGAACACAAATATCACCCCGATGCAATCGAGGAAATCAGCCGCCGCATTGATTCGATTGCCGTCGCCGGACGCAATCCGGTTCCTCGCCGCGTGAAGTTCACGACTTGGACGTTGCGTTACAACCGAATGGCTTGGATAACGGTTGACGCGCTTGAGCAACATTGGGAAAGTGCGCGCGTCGAAGCTGAGATTCGCAATAATGCGCCGATTCAAGTGACAACGCAGAATGTCACGGCGCTGACCTTGAAAATGCAGCCCGGCGAATGCCCGCTCGACAATTCGCGGCGGCCAACAGTGGTGCTGGATAAACAAGAAGTGATGGCTTCGCCCGTGATGTCCGACCGTTCGTGGACTGCGCACTTCGGCAAGCTCGACGGCAAATGGACGCTTGTGGAAGCACCTGAAGCCGGATTGCGAAAAGTTCATGGCTTGCAGGGGCCGATTGACGACGCCTTTATGAGCAGCTTCCTCTTCGTTCGCCCCACCGGCAAAGCGATGAACGACAAAGTTGCCGCTTGGAGTTCAGCGGAACTCGACCACGCGATAAAACAATGGCGCGGTATGTTTCGCGGCGAAGCCCCGGTCAAAACTGACGCGCAACTTACTGACGCCGACATCGCCGACTGCAATCTGATTTTATGGGGCGATCCATCCAGCAATTCCTTGCTCGCTAAAATCATTGACCGATTGCCCATCGGCTGGAATGCGCAAACCATTAAAGTCGGCGACCAGACGTTCGCTGCCGCCAATCACGTTCCTGTGTTGATCTTCCCGAACCCACTGAACCCAAAGCGTTATGTCGTCCTCAACAGCGGTCACACCTTCCGCGAAGCGCATTACCTGACCAATGCGCAGCAAACGCCGAAACTACCGGATTGGGCGATTGTGGATTTGAGCGTGCCTCCTTCGGCGTATGCGCCGGGAAAAATTGCGACGGCAGGATTTTTTGGCGAACGGTGGGAATTGAAAGCCGGAAACAAGCAATGA
- a CDS encoding SAM-dependent methyltransferase, translated as MREDYSRTAEGMAMVRALEQSVPLERRIIEDPFAKEFLLNRRYQWLASNPLLARGLLLFMKYWAPGGQEFLTVRPRLVDDLAVKLSSEGLDQIVILGAGFDTMVLRIHESLANVIVFEVDHPATQSIKRKTMQRLGQPENLRFVAVDFEKGDFRQKLIEAGFDTKRHSFLIWVGVSYYLTERAVANTMEQLARLGNAGTTLVWDYLLAEVVNGATTNRNALSKARKAERLGEPWLFGLEISQVAAFVEQFGFRPVKDYSPEELQRLYCPHRATPMSYVRIVVCEKQM; from the coding sequence ATGAGAGAAGACTACAGCCGAACAGCCGAAGGAATGGCCATGGTGCGCGCGCTGGAACAGTCGGTGCCACTTGAACGTCGCATTATTGAAGACCCGTTTGCCAAAGAATTTCTGCTCAACCGGCGATATCAATGGCTGGCATCAAATCCCCTGCTGGCACGCGGATTGTTGCTGTTTATGAAGTATTGGGCGCCGGGCGGACAAGAGTTTCTGACAGTGCGCCCTCGGTTGGTGGACGATTTGGCCGTAAAACTTTCATCCGAAGGGCTTGATCAAATCGTGATCCTTGGAGCAGGGTTCGACACAATGGTGCTGCGAATTCATGAAAGCCTGGCCAACGTGATTGTCTTTGAGGTAGACCATCCTGCGACTCAATCCATCAAACGCAAAACAATGCAGCGCCTTGGGCAGCCTGAAAATCTTCGCTTTGTCGCGGTGGATTTTGAAAAAGGGGACTTTAGGCAAAAGCTGATCGAGGCTGGATTTGACACAAAACGCCACTCATTCCTTATCTGGGTCGGCGTGTCGTACTACCTGACGGAGCGGGCAGTTGCCAATACGATGGAACAACTCGCCAGACTCGGCAACGCAGGAACAACGCTGGTTTGGGATTATTTGCTGGCCGAGGTCGTCAACGGTGCCACGACAAACCGTAATGCCTTGAGCAAAGCTCGCAAGGCGGAGCGTCTGGGAGAGCCTTGGTTGTTCGGTTTGGAAATTTCACAAGTCGCCGCTTTCGTCGAACAGTTTGGCTTTCGGCCGGTGAAAGATTATTCGCCAGAAGAATTGCAACGGCTGTATTGCCCGCATCGCGCAACGCCAATGAGCTATGTGCGAATTGTTGTTTGTGAAAAGCAGATGTAA